Proteins encoded in a region of the Mycolicibacterium duvalii genome:
- a CDS encoding 50S ribosomal protein bL37 produces the protein MAKRGRKKRDRKHSKANHGKRPNAGSKSV, from the coding sequence ATGGCCAAGCGTGGCCGTAAGAAGCGTGACCGTAAGCACTCGAAGGCCAACCACGGCAAGCGGCCCAACGCCGGTTCGAAGTCCGTGTGA
- a CDS encoding biotin/lipoyl-binding carrier protein, with the protein MAEDVRAEIVASVLEVVVNEGDQIGEGDTLVLLESMKMEIPVLAEIAGTVSKVSVAVGDVIQAGDLIAVIS; encoded by the coding sequence ATGGCCGAGGACGTCCGCGCGGAAATCGTGGCCAGTGTGCTCGAGGTCGTGGTGAACGAGGGCGATCAGATCGGTGAAGGCGACACCCTGGTGCTGCTCGAGTCGATGAAGATGGAGATCCCGGTGCTCGCCGAGATCGCCGGCACCGTCAGCAAGGTCAGCGTGGCAGTGGGTGACGTCATCCAGGCCGGTGACCTCATCGCCGTCATCAGCTAG
- a CDS encoding diacylglycerol/lipid kinase family protein yields MRAVLIVNPNATSTTPAGRDLLAHALESRVELTVAHTDHRGHAVELAREAARTGIEVVIVHGGDGTVNEVVNGILAECGPTGTGPAVGVVPGGSANVFARALGISPDPIEATNQLVDLLGEYRRTRTWRRIGLMDCGERWAVFTAGMGVDGDVVAAVEAQRARGRKVTASRYIQVAIREVLASVRKEPTLTLHLPDREPVEGVYFAFVSNSSPWTYANARPVWTNPGTTFETGLGVFATTSMNVWANLRLVRQMLARKPKLSAKHLVRDDDLRWLKVTSTTPVACQIDGDYLGERESMHFAAVPDALAVIAPPPKIL; encoded by the coding sequence GTGCGTGCCGTGCTGATCGTCAACCCCAATGCGACATCGACGACCCCGGCCGGTCGTGACCTGCTGGCCCACGCGCTGGAGAGCCGGGTCGAACTCACCGTCGCGCACACCGATCACCGTGGCCATGCCGTCGAGCTGGCGCGTGAGGCGGCCCGCACCGGGATCGAGGTGGTGATCGTGCACGGCGGCGACGGCACCGTCAACGAGGTCGTCAACGGCATCCTCGCCGAATGCGGCCCCACCGGCACCGGCCCCGCGGTCGGGGTGGTGCCGGGCGGGTCGGCCAACGTATTCGCTCGCGCGCTGGGGATCAGCCCGGACCCGATCGAGGCCACCAACCAGCTCGTCGACCTGCTCGGCGAGTACCGGCGCACCCGGACGTGGCGGCGCATCGGGCTGATGGACTGCGGCGAGCGGTGGGCGGTGTTCACTGCCGGGATGGGCGTCGACGGCGACGTGGTGGCCGCGGTGGAGGCCCAACGCGCGCGGGGCCGCAAGGTCACCGCGTCGCGCTACATCCAGGTCGCGATCCGCGAGGTGCTGGCCAGCGTGCGCAAGGAGCCGACGTTGACACTGCACCTGCCCGACCGGGAGCCGGTGGAAGGCGTGTACTTCGCGTTCGTGTCCAACTCCAGCCCGTGGACCTACGCCAACGCGCGGCCGGTGTGGACCAACCCCGGCACCACGTTCGAGACCGGTCTCGGTGTGTTCGCCACCACCAGCATGAACGTCTGGGCCAATCTGCGCCTGGTGCGCCAGATGCTCGCGCGCAAGCCCAAGCTGTCTGCCAAGCATCTGGTCCGCGACGATGACTTGCGGTGGCTGAAAGTGACCAGCACCACGCCGGTGGCCTGCCAGATCGACGGCGATTACCTCGGCGAGCGGGAGTCGATGCACTTCGCGGCGGTGCCCGACGCGCTCGCGGTGATCGCGCCGCCACCGAAAATCCTCTGA
- a CDS encoding WhiB family transcriptional regulator, producing MDWRHKAVCRDEDPELFFPVGNSGPALAQIADAKLVCGRCPVTAECLSWALESGQDAGVWGGMSEDERRALKRRNARTKARSGV from the coding sequence ATGGATTGGCGCCACAAGGCCGTCTGTCGCGACGAGGACCCCGAGCTGTTCTTCCCGGTCGGAAACAGCGGACCGGCGCTCGCCCAGATCGCTGATGCGAAGCTCGTCTGCGGCCGCTGCCCCGTCACCGCAGAGTGCCTGAGCTGGGCTTTGGAGTCCGGCCAGGATGCCGGCGTGTGGGGCGGCATGAGCGAGGACGAGCGTCGCGCGCTCAAGCGCCGCAACGCTCGGACGAAGGCTCGTTCCGGAGTCTGA
- a CDS encoding sensor histidine kinase, which translates to MSTLGDLLAEHTMLPGNAVDHLHAVVGEWQLLADLSFADYLMWVRRDDGMLVCVAQVRPNTASTVLLADAVASTAEPEDIPIVTAAFRSGTIGRLTLDGQDGAPGLNVEAVPVRYHNTVVAVLTHQTSLAPRQVSPLEAAYRNCAEDLLHMLSEGTFPNVGDLAMSRSSPRVGDGFIRLDEAGVVTFASPNAISAFHRMGSTAELEGHNLVAVTRPLISDPFEAQELANHVRDSLTGGSSMRMEVDANGAAVLLRTLPLVVRGAPVGAAVLIRDVTEVKRRDRALLSKDATIREIHHRVKNNLQTVAALLRLQARRTTNPEGREALIESVRRVSSIALVHDALSMSVDEEVNLDEVVDRILPIMNDVATVDAPIRINRVGELGVLDADRATALIMVITELVQNAMEHAFDASTSQGCVTIRAERSARWLDVVVHDDGRGLPDGFSLEKSDRLGLQIVRTLVSAELDGSLGMHEGASGGTDVVLRVPIGRRTRASQY; encoded by the coding sequence ATGTCGACCCTCGGTGACCTGCTCGCCGAGCACACCATGCTGCCCGGCAACGCCGTCGACCATCTGCACGCGGTGGTCGGCGAATGGCAGCTGCTGGCCGACCTCTCGTTCGCCGACTACCTGATGTGGGTTCGCCGCGACGACGGGATGCTGGTGTGCGTGGCGCAGGTGCGGCCCAACACCGCCTCGACCGTGCTGCTCGCCGACGCGGTGGCCAGCACCGCCGAACCCGAGGACATCCCGATCGTCACCGCGGCGTTCCGGTCCGGAACGATCGGCAGGCTCACCCTCGACGGCCAGGACGGCGCCCCAGGACTCAACGTCGAGGCGGTGCCGGTGCGCTACCACAACACCGTCGTCGCGGTGCTGACCCACCAGACCTCGCTGGCGCCGCGCCAGGTCAGCCCCCTGGAGGCGGCCTACCGCAACTGCGCCGAAGACCTGCTGCACATGCTGTCGGAGGGCACCTTCCCCAACGTCGGCGACCTGGCGATGTCGCGGTCCAGCCCGCGCGTCGGCGACGGGTTCATCCGCCTCGATGAGGCCGGAGTCGTCACGTTCGCCAGCCCGAACGCGATCTCGGCCTTCCACCGCATGGGCTCGACCGCCGAGCTGGAGGGCCACAACCTCGTCGCGGTCACCCGGCCGCTGATCTCCGACCCGTTCGAGGCGCAGGAGCTGGCCAACCACGTCCGTGACTCACTGACCGGGGGCTCCAGCATGCGCATGGAGGTCGACGCCAACGGCGCGGCGGTGCTGCTGCGGACGCTGCCGCTGGTGGTTCGCGGCGCTCCCGTCGGCGCCGCGGTGCTGATCCGCGATGTCACCGAGGTCAAACGGCGCGACCGGGCGCTGCTGTCCAAGGACGCCACCATCCGCGAGATCCACCACCGCGTGAAGAACAACCTGCAGACCGTGGCCGCGCTGCTGCGGCTGCAGGCGCGCCGCACCACCAACCCCGAGGGCCGCGAGGCGCTGATCGAGTCGGTGCGGCGGGTGTCGTCGATCGCGCTGGTTCACGACGCACTGTCGATGTCGGTGGACGAGGAGGTCAACCTCGACGAGGTGGTGGACCGCATCCTGCCGATCATGAACGACGTCGCCACCGTCGACGCCCCGATCCGCATCAACCGGGTCGGGGAGCTGGGCGTGCTCGACGCCGACCGCGCCACGGCGCTGATCATGGTCATCACCGAGCTTGTGCAGAACGCGATGGAGCACGCGTTCGACGCCTCGACCAGTCAGGGGTGCGTCACGATCCGTGCCGAGCGTTCGGCACGGTGGCTGGACGTCGTGGTGCACGACGACGGTCGCGGGCTGCCCGACGGCTTCAGCCTCGAGAAGTCCGACCGGCTCGGGCTGCAGATCGTCCGCACCCTGGTCTCGGCCGAACTCGACGGCTCGCTGGGGATGCACGAAGGCGCTTCGGGCGGAACCGATGTGGTGCTGCGGGTGCCGATCGGGCGGCGCACCAGAGCCAGTCAATACTGA